A region from the Aphis gossypii isolate Hap1 chromosome 1, ASM2018417v2, whole genome shotgun sequence genome encodes:
- the LOC114123077 gene encoding nischarin — translation MSCYVQYCRECGIAISNAETDNNGVTYYLIKVNVGDVTWTVQKRYKEFLELHKKLVNEHTVTKDILPGKKIIGNKEPNFIEKRRVGLEIYLQTVLSFLQKSMPEELLEFLEFDKYDVILIVKKLAVDFFQNGDDYLLNDNGFNFNVLLLYAISERLKLPCPDSENNEYNFSHVLDFCSKFKYLAIKGGNHYVGTSNIIYNKLNFELSSFKNVNKFECYNIAYNMIYNLMTLRDTVRIITVYNSKLKTPEDILLCDNVHKEWSADMDPSMIWNKVKVVDFSWNEILTLKSLTILTPNVKTINLNGNLLNTIEDLSPLSYLSHLSLSSNNITEVFDLHTKLGNVVCLNLSSNKISNLEAFSKLFSLEMLDLGSNLVNDIDQLKHLSGLENMNYLVLSGNPVSTIVDYRIKVLGILKKRTSDFCLDNERPTQKELDTVAIMHALKVAKEGKTLFDR, via the coding sequence atgtcttgTTACGTCCAATATTGTCGTGAATGTGGCATTGCTATTTCTAATGCTGAAACAGATAACAATGGGGTAACATATTACCTGATCAAAGTGAATGTTGGTGATGTTACATGGACTGTACAAAAACGATACAAAGAATTTTTGGAATTGcacaaaaaattagtaaacGAACATACTGTGACCAAAGACATACTacctggaaaaaaaataattggaaacAAGGAACCAAATTTCATTGAAAAACGTCGAGTTGGCttggaaatatatttacaaaccgTTTTGTCATTTTTGCAAAAGTCAATGCCTGAAGAACTATTAGAGTTTTTAGAATTTGACAAGtatgatgttattttaattgtcaAGAAATTAGCtgtagatttttttcaaaacggtGATGATTACCTTTTGAACGATAATGGTTTcaattttaacgttttattgttatatgcaATTAGTGAACGATTGAAATTACCTTGTCCAGATAGTGaaaataatgagtataattTTAGTCATGTGTTAGATTTTtgctcaaaatttaaatacttggcCATTAAAGGAGGAAATCATTATGTTGGTACAAGtaacataatttacaataaattaaattttgagctATCATCTTTTAAGAATGtgaataaatttgaatgttataatattgcttataatatgatatacaatttaatgacATTACGAGATACGGTACGTATAATCACGGTTTACAATTCAAAGCTTAAAACACCTGAAGATATTTTACTATGTGATAACGTACATAAAGAATGGTCTGCTGACATGGATCCTAGTATGATTTGGAATAAAGTAAAAGTAGTTGATTTCAGTTGGAATGAAATACTAACATTAAAAAGTCTCACAATTTTAACGCCaaatgttaaaacaataaatttaaatggaaatttattgaataccaTTGAAGATTTGTCACCTCTTTCTTATCTCAGTCACTTATCTCtatcaagtaataatattactgaagTATTCGATCTTCATACAAAACTAGGGAATGTTGTATGTTTAAATCTgtcttcaaataaaatatctaatttagaagcattttcaaaattattttcactagAAATGTTGGACTTAGGCTCAAACTTAGTTAATGATATAGATCAATTAAAACACTTGAGTGGGTTAgagaatatgaattatttagttttgtcTGGAAATCCAGTGTCAACTATAGTTGACTATCGAATTAAAGTATTAGGGATATTAAAAAAGAGAACTTCAGATTTTTGTTTGGATAATGAGAGACCCACTCAAAAAGAGCTAGACACTGTTGCAATAATGCATGCATTAAAAGTTGCCAAAGAAGgcaaaacattatttgatagatga
- the LOC114123069 gene encoding acetyl-coenzyme A transporter 1-like translates to MSKVKPRKAMVFEDKLENFSPKRKKHGSHVPKATPSTIGDRLNIIILLFLYTLQGVPLGLSAAIPITMQKKHITYKEQAQFSFSTWPFSLKLLWAPIVDSIFWPKFGRRKTWLVPVQYLIGFFLLFLAMNINDWLVFTENPNTTFLTLMFFCLNFLAATQDIAVDGWALTMLRKENVGYASTCNSVGQTIGAFLGYVVFITLESPTFCNKWLRFTESTEGLITLQGFLYFWGYTFMIATTLVAIFKHEKDQSTEHDSLDLNLYQTYKLLGDIMRLPSVKSLSIVLLTAKIGFSAIDVVSSLKIIDKGIPKDDIALIGLLSIPLQIIIPVLITKYTAGPKPMNVYLKSIPYRLLIGIVIASIVYFTPYFIDQDGKVSMFYYIIVLSSFLLHQLTMYSMFVAVMAFFARISDPLFGGTNMTLLNTLTNLGGAWANTAALWMTDFLTYKQCSTNEYNTCSTETEINACQTSDGKCDIVIDGFYLETVLCTIFGIMWYQYFSKIIRNLQSKDLKHWHVDAKKHSKL, encoded by the exons ATGAGTAAGGTCAAACCCAGAAAAGCTATGGTTTTTGAGGATAAACTAGAAAATTTTAGTCCAAAGCGAAAGAAACATGGTTCACATGTACCAAAAGCTACACCTAGTACAATTGGTGATAgacttaacataataattttgttatttttgtacacaCTACAAGGTGTACCACTTGGACTTTCAGCAGCTATACCAATAACAATGCAGAAGAAACATATAACTTACAAAGAACAG gcCCAATTTAGCTTTTCTACATGGCCATTtagtttaaaactattatggGCACCTATTGTTGATTCTATATTTTGGCCAAAGTTTGGTAGAAGAAAAACCTGGCTTGTTcctgtacaatatttaattg gtttttttcttttatttttggcGATGAACATCAATGATTGGCTGGTGTTTACAGAAAATCCGAACACTACATTTTTgacattaatgtttttttgtttgaacttCTTAGCAGCTACACAAGATATTGCTGTTGATGGTTGGGCATTAACAATGTTAAGAAA AGAAAATGTAGGATATGCTTCAACATGTAATAGTGTAGGACAGACAATAGGTGCTTTTCTTGGTTATGTTGTGTTTATAACATTAGAATCACCtactttttgtaataaatggcTACGATTTACTGAAAGTACTGAAGGTTTAATTACATTACaag gttttttatatttttggggATACACATTTATGATTGCTACAACATTGGTAGCTATATTTAAACACGAAAAAGACCAATCAACTGAACACGATAGCCTTGATTTAAACTTATATCAAACATATAAACTTCTTGGAGATATCATGAGATTACCAAGTGTTAAAAGCTTATCAATAGTATTACTTACTGCtaag ATAGGATTTAGTGCAATTGATGTTGTTTCTAGTCTAAAAATTATCGATAAAGGTATTCCTAAAGACGATATTGCTCTAATTGGACTATTATCAATACcacttcaaattattataccagTATTGATTACAAAGTACACAGCTGGACCCAAACCaatgaatgtatatttaaaatctataccaTACag attattaattgGTATTGTCATTGCATCCATTGTTTACTTCAcaccatattttatagacCAAGATGGTAAAGTTTCAAtgttctattatataatagtattgagttcatttttattacatcag TTGACTATGTACTCAATGTTTGTAGCTGTGATGGCGTTTTTTGCTCGTATAAGTGATCCATTATTTGGTGGCACTAATATGACTTTGTTAAACACATTAACAAATTTAGGAGGCGCTTGGGCTAATACTGCAGCATTATGGATGACTGATTTTTTGACATACAAACAATGTTCAACCAATGAATATAACACATGTTCTACTGAAACAGAAAtcaat GCTTGTCAAACATCAGATGGAAAATGTGATATTGTAATCGATGGGTTTTATTTGGAAACTGTTTTGTGCACAATTTTTGGAATAATGtggtatcaatatttttcaaaaataatacgtaactTGCAATCCAAAGACCTGAAACATTGGCATGTTGATGCTAAAAAGCAttccaaattataa
- the LOC114123075 gene encoding acetyl-coenzyme A transporter 1-like isoform X2, translated as MIKITHISHIESLIEKHETPVKANSKGDKKNIFILLVLYTLQGVPLGLSLAIPIIIQNMHLSSFKEQAKFSLAVWPFSLKILWAPLVDSLFIRKLGRRKSWLIPVQYFLDIIVDGWALTMLKKQNISYASMCNSAGQTFGIFLGYNLSVLLISESFWNKWWRTSPLPDGIITLQGYFYFWGIIYIVITTLVAIFKYEKDYLTEFDAINLGILKTYLLLFSIMKLPSIRMFTIILFTIKMSFCSVDAAFKLKLINCGITKDEIASIDLLIIPLNICLPFLIAKFTSKEKPLKNYFNTIPYRLLFGVILATIAYLTPYFLVQTGSLLITYKVFLVLMYSFQQLSVNIMTLTSMAFYASISDPKIGGTNMTLLATISNLGNAWSKTGALWLIELLTFKRCSNGPRQFCSSLNNQNEMCSLFGGTCEVFIDGFYIETIICTIYGIIWIFIFRKIINNLQSKNVKEWHVEIKSKEIY; from the exons atgaTTAAGATTACTCATATAAGTCATATTGAATCATTAATCGAAAAACATGAGACTCCTGTTAAAGCAAATTCGAAAGGagataaaaagaatattttcattttattggtGTTGTATACCTTACAAGGAGTACCATTAGGATTATCCTTAGcaataccaattattatacaaaacatgcACCTATCATCATTTAAAGAACAA gcTAAATTTAGTTTAGCAGTATGGCCATTCAGTTTGAAGATTTTGTGGGCACCGTTAGTTGATTCTTTATTTATACGAAAATTGGGCCGTCGAAAATCATGGTTGATTCCAGTTCAATATTTCTTAG ACATTATAGTAGACGGTTGGGCATTAACCATGTTAAAAAA GCAAAATATTAGTTACGCTTCAATGTGTAATAGTGCCGGACAAACCTTCGGAATATTTTTGGGGTATAATTTGTCAGTTTTATTGATATCGGAATCGTTTTGGAACAAATGGTGGCGCACTTCGCCTCTACCAGATGGTATTATTACTTTACAAG gatatttttatttttggggaATTATCTATATAGTCATTACCACATTGGTAGCCATATTTAAGTATGAAAAAGATTATTTAACAGAATTCGATGCCATTAATCTTGGCATTCTCAAAACATACTTGTTACTTTTCAGTATAATGAAATTACCTAGTATCAGAATGttcacaattatattatttactattaaa atgaGTTTTTGTTCAGTCGATGCAGCATTCAAATTGAAACTTATAAATTGTGGAATTACCAAAGACGAAATTGCTTCAAtagatttgttaattatacctTTAAATATATGCTTACCGTTTTTAATTGCAAAATTTACATCGAAagaaaaaccattaaaaaattatttcaatactatACCTTACCG attattatttggtGTAATTTTAGCAACTATCGCCTATTTAACACCTTATTTTTTGGTTCAGACAGGGTCATTACTAATCACGTACAAAGTATTTTTAGTGTTGATGTATAGTTTTCAacag tTAAGTGTGAATATTATGACATTGACGTCAATGGCATTTTATGCAAGTATAAGTGATCCAAAAATCGGAGGTACAAATATGACTCTGTTGGCAACTATATCTAATTTAGGAAATGCGTGGAGCAAAACTGGAGCTTTGTGGCTTATCGAATTACTAACTTTTAAACGATGTTCTAACGGCCCTAGACAATTTTgttcatcattaaataatcaGAAT GAAATGTGTAGTTTGTTTGGTGGAACCTGTGAAGTTTTTATCGACGGTTTTTATATAGAAACTATCATATGTACAATTTATGGAATAatatggatttttatttttagaaaaatcataaataatcttcaatccaaaaatgtaaaagaatGGCACGtggaaattaaatcaaaagaaatatattga
- the LOC114123075 gene encoding acetyl-coenzyme A transporter 1-like isoform X1 has product MIKITHISHIESLIEKHETPVKANSKGDKKNIFILLVLYTLQGVPLGLSLAIPIIIQNMHLSSFKEQAKFSLAVWPFSLKILWAPLVDSLFIRKLGRRKSWLIPVQYFLGIFFFITGYYINEWLDNGSKLNINALTLLFFVLNFLAATQDIIVDGWALTMLKKQNISYASMCNSAGQTFGIFLGYNLSVLLISESFWNKWWRTSPLPDGIITLQGYFYFWGIIYIVITTLVAIFKYEKDYLTEFDAINLGILKTYLLLFSIMKLPSIRMFTIILFTIKMSFCSVDAAFKLKLINCGITKDEIASIDLLIIPLNICLPFLIAKFTSKEKPLKNYFNTIPYRLLFGVILATIAYLTPYFLVQTGSLLITYKVFLVLMYSFQQLSVNIMTLTSMAFYASISDPKIGGTNMTLLATISNLGNAWSKTGALWLIELLTFKRCSNGPRQFCSSLNNQNEMCSLFGGTCEVFIDGFYIETIICTIYGIIWIFIFRKIINNLQSKNVKEWHVEIKSKEIY; this is encoded by the exons atgaTTAAGATTACTCATATAAGTCATATTGAATCATTAATCGAAAAACATGAGACTCCTGTTAAAGCAAATTCGAAAGGagataaaaagaatattttcattttattggtGTTGTATACCTTACAAGGAGTACCATTAGGATTATCCTTAGcaataccaattattatacaaaacatgcACCTATCATCATTTAAAGAACAA gcTAAATTTAGTTTAGCAGTATGGCCATTCAGTTTGAAGATTTTGTGGGCACCGTTAGTTGATTCTTTATTTATACGAAAATTGGGCCGTCGAAAATCATGGTTGATTCCAGTTCAATATTTCTTAG gtatatttttcttcattacgggttattatataaacgaatGGCTAGATAATGGtagtaaactaaatattaatgctttaacattattattttttgttttaaattttcttgcTGCCACTCAAGACATTATAGTAGACGGTTGGGCATTAACCATGTTAAAAAA GCAAAATATTAGTTACGCTTCAATGTGTAATAGTGCCGGACAAACCTTCGGAATATTTTTGGGGTATAATTTGTCAGTTTTATTGATATCGGAATCGTTTTGGAACAAATGGTGGCGCACTTCGCCTCTACCAGATGGTATTATTACTTTACAAG gatatttttatttttggggaATTATCTATATAGTCATTACCACATTGGTAGCCATATTTAAGTATGAAAAAGATTATTTAACAGAATTCGATGCCATTAATCTTGGCATTCTCAAAACATACTTGTTACTTTTCAGTATAATGAAATTACCTAGTATCAGAATGttcacaattatattatttactattaaa atgaGTTTTTGTTCAGTCGATGCAGCATTCAAATTGAAACTTATAAATTGTGGAATTACCAAAGACGAAATTGCTTCAAtagatttgttaattatacctTTAAATATATGCTTACCGTTTTTAATTGCAAAATTTACATCGAAagaaaaaccattaaaaaattatttcaatactatACCTTACCG attattatttggtGTAATTTTAGCAACTATCGCCTATTTAACACCTTATTTTTTGGTTCAGACAGGGTCATTACTAATCACGTACAAAGTATTTTTAGTGTTGATGTATAGTTTTCAacag tTAAGTGTGAATATTATGACATTGACGTCAATGGCATTTTATGCAAGTATAAGTGATCCAAAAATCGGAGGTACAAATATGACTCTGTTGGCAACTATATCTAATTTAGGAAATGCGTGGAGCAAAACTGGAGCTTTGTGGCTTATCGAATTACTAACTTTTAAACGATGTTCTAACGGCCCTAGACAATTTTgttcatcattaaataatcaGAAT GAAATGTGTAGTTTGTTTGGTGGAACCTGTGAAGTTTTTATCGACGGTTTTTATATAGAAACTATCATATGTACAATTTATGGAATAatatggatttttatttttagaaaaatcataaataatcttcaatccaaaaatgtaaaagaatGGCACGtggaaattaaatcaaaagaaatatattga
- the LOC114123058 gene encoding splicing factor 3B subunit 4: MAAGPIAERNQDATIYVGGLDEKVSDTLMWELFVQAGPVVNVHMPKDRVTQSHQGYGFVEFLAEDDADYAIKIMNMIKLYGKPIRVNKASAHQKNLDVGANVFIGNLDSEVDEKLLYDTFSAFGVILQTPKIMRDPDTGNSKGFAFINYASFEASDAAIEAMNGQHLCNRAVSISYAFKKDVKGERHGSAAERLLAAQNPLSQADRPHQLFADAPPTQMPMMHQMPVPPPPIMQPPMQVPMSMMAQHQMAPPPRIMPWQNQQAPPQPPSYQPPPPPPPSFNNFAPPGFHGGFVPPPPPPPTQQGQMPPPLPPSHPGLPSHMQGHMMPPPPPPMSMGPGGPPPMPPPPPMQPNNMMPMNWKPSIPPPPPPAPA; the protein is encoded by the exons ATGGCCGCGGGACCGATAGCAGAGAGAAATCAAG atgCAACAATTTATGTTGGTGGTCTTGATGAAAAAGTCTCGGATACTCTCATGTGGGAGTTGTTTGTTCAAGCAGGTCCAGTGG ttaatgttCATATGCCAAAAGATCGAGTGACACAGTCACATCAAGGTTATGGTTTTGTTGAATTTCTTGCTGAAGATGATGCAGAttatgctattaaaataatgaacatgataaaattatatggaaAACCAATACGCGTTAATAag GCTTCTGCTCATCAAAAGAACCTTGATGTTGGCGCCAATGTATTCATTGGAAATTTGGATTCAGAAGTCGATGAGAAATTGTTGTATGACACTTTCTCTGCTTTTGGTGTAATTCTACAAACGCCTAAG attatgaGAGATCCTGATACGGGTAATTCAAAAGGATTTGCATTCATTAATTATGCTAGTTTTGAAGCATCTGATGCTGCGATAGAAGCTATGAATGGTCAGCATTTATGTAACAGAGCTGTATCTATTTCATATGCATTCAAAAAAGATGTTAAAGGGGAACGACATGGATCTGCTGCTGAAAGATTATTGGCAGCCCAAAATCCACTTAGTCAAGCTGATCGTCCTCATCAACTGTTTGCTGATGCCCCCCCTACTCAAATGCCAATGATGCATCAAATGCCAGTACCACCGCCACCTATCATGCAACCTCCTATGCAAGTACCTATGTCCATGATGGCTCAACATCAAATGGCTCCTCCACCTCGAATCATGCCTTGGCAAAATCAACAGGCACCCCCTCAACCTCCTTCATATcaaccaccgccgccgccaccaccgAGTTTCAACAATTTTGCACCACCAGGATTCCATGGTGGGTTTGTGCCGCCACCTCCTCCACCCCCAACACAACAAGGACAAATGCCACCACCATTACCACCTTCACATCCTGGTTTACCATCACACATGCAAGGCCATATGATGCCTCCGCCACCACCTCCAATGTCTATGGGTCCAGGTGGACCGCCGCCAATGCCACCACCTCCACCAATGCAACCTAACAATATGATGCCAATGAACTGGAAACCAAGTAttccaccaccaccacctccTGCACCAGCTTAA
- the LOC114123057 gene encoding uncharacterized protein LOC114123057 translates to MATSLFRTALKGGLHKNYLRKTLRASLNLEKILCIHTSSFLNVKGQEINMPSLSPTMTEGNIVKWLKKEGDKISAGDVLCEIQTDKAIMAFETEEEGVLAKILVPEDAKEIKVGSLIALMVAEGEDWKTVEIPEAEGVAPAASNAQEEPEESEQSTGGNTPGIELTMPSLSPTMSEGTIIKWHKQPGDKISAGDVLCDIQTDKAVMSFETEEEGTLAKILLGDDSKDVKVGDLIALMVAEGEDWNDVQVPGKKKTKSTVAKEDVQKPKVESQTSSSEPTTRHSYDGYSPAVRSLLELYAIDGSKIKGTGKQGKLLKGDVLKHVTENNLSIKPPRTVPLPGEISSPQPVTSTIVSRPTKGPSYVDIPLTGMRLTIAKRLTESKTMIPHAYATAESNIDSLLGLRKQLKLAGINVSVNDFIIKAVAIALKQCPLVNCHFVKDQVVLQQTSDISVAVATESGLITPIVTNADSKALDEISAEIKELAGRARIGKLQLHEFQGGSFTISNLGMFDISEFSAIINPPQCGILAIGSGRPIIALNGKPQTIMAATLSYDSRAISESAASDFLETLQGLLQAPASLLLTSPAAKKRASN, encoded by the exons ATGGCAACTTCGTTGTTCCGTACCGCCCTTAAAGGaggattacataaaaattatctaagaaAAACATTACGGGCTTCACTCAATCTAGAaaagatattatgtattcatacatcatcgtttttaaatg tcAAAGGTCAAGAAATTAATATGCCATCTCTGTCCCCAACTATGACTGAAGGCAACATAGTTAAATGGCTAAAGAAAGAAGGAGACAAAATATCTGCAGGTGATGTACTTTGTGAAATTCAAACTGATAAGGCTATTATGGCTTTTGAAACGGAAGAAGAGGGAGTTCTAGCTAAAATATTG gttcCTGAAGATGCCAAAGAAATTAAAGTGGGTTCTCTAATAGCACTCATGGTAGCTGAAGGAGAAGATTGGAAAACTGTGGAAATACCTGAAGCTGAAGGTGTTGCTCCTGCTGCTTCAAATGCTCAGGAAGAACCCGAAGAATCAGAACAATCTACTGGAGGAAATA ctCCAGGAATTGAATTAACCATGCCATCACTCTCACCCACTATGTCTGaaggtacaattattaaatggcATAAGCAACCTGGAGATAAAATTTCAGCGGGAGATGTCCTATGTGATATTCAAACAGACAAAGCAGTTATGTCATTTGAAACTGAAGAAGAAGGAACATTAGCTAAAATTTTg TTGGGTGATGACAGTAAAGATGTGAAAGTTGGTGATCTAATTGCACTAATGGTTGCTGAAGGGGAGGACTGGAATGATGTTCAGGTGCCTGGaaagaaaaaaaccaaatcAACAGTGGCAAAAGAAGACGTTCAGAAACCTAAGGTTGAATCTCAGACATCATCATCAGAACCTACCACTAGACATTCCta CGACGGTTATAGTCCAGCTGTGAGATCACTCCTAGAATTGTATGCTATTGATGGTTCTAAAATTAAAGGAACTGGAAAACAAGGAAAACTCTTAAAAGGGGATGTTTTAAAACATGTGAcagaaaacaatttatctaTCAAGCCTCCTAGAACag tACCTTTGCCTGGGGAAATATCCTCACCCCAACCTGTCACATCGACAATCGTATCAAGACCTACTAAAGGACCTAGTTATGTTGACATTCCATTAACTGGCATGAGATTAACAATTGCTAAACGATTAACTGAATCTAAA acaATGATTCCTCACGCTTATGCTACAGCCGAGAGCAATATTGATTCACTTTTAGGACTTCGCAAGCAATTAAAATTAGCTGGCATTAATGTTTCtgtaaatgattttatcattaaagcAGTTGCTATTGCTCTTAAACAGTGTCCTCTAGTCAATTGCCACTTTGTTAAAGATCAA GTAGTTTTACAGCAAACATCTGATATATCTGTAGCAGTTGCTACAGAATCAGGTCTGATAACTCCTATTGTGACTAATGCTGATAGTAAAGCATTAGATGAGATTTCAGCCGAAATTAAAGAATTGGCAGGACGTGCACGTATTGGTAAACTACAGCTGCATGAATTCCAAGGAGGCAGTTTTAC aataTCCAACCTTGGAATGTTTGATATATCTGAATTCAGTGCTATTATAAATCCTCCTCAGTGTGGTATATTAGCTATTGGAAGTGGACGACCTATCattg CTCTGAATGGTAAACCACAAACAATTATGGCAGCCACATTATCTTACGACTCACGTGCTATAAGTGAATCTGCTGCATCAGATTTCTTAGAAACTCTACAAGGTTTATTGCAAGCGCCAGCATCGCTTCTTTTGACATCACCAGCTGCCAAAAAGCGTGcttcaaattaa
- the LOC114123067 gene encoding zinc metalloproteinase nas-13-like yields MKVFLCFVAVCLPLALAQPVNLRAEEEEENEVDNSSESDLYNGLMHLGAAIFGTPDSKSGEAVSKWKETSQLNPEEMGEYAEGDILHPIGNSRNGLKAVSSRWPKGIIPYEISPSFGSSDRQMILSSIDEYKKLTCLKFTPRTSYDTDYIYFTNGNTGCWSSVGKIGGRQEVNLQSPGCLSKKGTVMHEMLHAAGFMHEQNRPDRDKYVTVNYNNIQSGRENNFEKAQSSMIDSQGIGYDYRSVMHYSANAFSKNGQATIDPKTRGVTMGQREGLSRKDIQKIQKMYNCKSMDSESDSGSGNNFFEAVQGWLPFK; encoded by the exons atgaaAGTGTTTTTGTGTTTCGTAGCGGTTTGTTTGCCACTGGCGCTGGCGCAGCCTGTTAATTTGCGAGCCGAAGAAGAGGAAGAGAACGAGGTAGACAACAGCAGTGAATCGGACTTGTATAATGGTCTTATGCATTTAGGCGCAGCGATTTTTGGAACACCAGACTCAAAATCGGGTGAAGCAGTGTCGAAATGGAAAGAGACTAGTCAATTAAACCCTGAAGAAATGGGCGAGTACGCGGAGGGTGACATATTACATCCGATTGGAAATTCTAGGAATGGATTGAAAGCTGTATCGTCTAGATGGCCCAAAGGCATCATCCCCTACGAAATAAGTCCATCTTTCG GGTCTAGTGATAGACAGATGATATTGAGTTCAATTGATGAATACAAAAAACTTACATGCTTAAAATTCACACCTAGAACTTCTTATGACACtgattacatttatttcactAACGGCAACACGGGATGTTGGTCATCAGTGGGAAAAATCGGAGGAAGACaagaa gTGAATCTACAAAGTCCGGGATGTTTGTCTAAAAAAGGTACAGTAATGCACGAAATGCTTCACGCCGCTGGATTCATGCATGAACAGAACAGACCTGATAGGGATAAATATGTTACCGTCAACTACAACAATATCCAATCGG GAAGGgagaataattttgaaaaagccCAGAGTTCCATGATTGACAGCCAAGGTATAGGCTATGACTACCGTAGCGTAATGCATTATTCGGCCAATGCTTTTTCGAAAAATGGTCAAGCGACCATCGATCCGAAG acacGAGGAGTGACAATGGGTCAGAGAGAAGGTTTAAGCAGAAAGGATATTCAAAAGATTCAAAAGATGTACAATTGCAAAA